Part of the Vagococcus jeotgali genome, ACTATACGATGAGAGACAGTAGCTAGTAATAAATTAATTTCAGCTGTTGTAGGAGAAGTTTCATAAACACTTTCTGCAGTTTTGTGACCAAATTGTCGATTAAACTTTCGAATCCATACAGATAGAAATTGATTAGCCTCCTCTATAGAATGTATATTTGCTATCTCAAGATCAACAGGCAATCTTGATTGCACTGTCCCATTTAAACGTTCTACACGACCTTTCGCTTGAGGAATAGAGGATGTTTTTATGTCAATACCTAATTGATGACAAGCAAACCCAAACTGCGTGAACGTATCTTCTTCTACAGCTTTTGTTGATTTTCTGTTGTACTCAAAGACGGTTCGTTTATCTGTTAGAAAAGTGGCAGGAATCCCTTGTTTTGTCAGAATTTGATGAAGAACATGGTAATAACCATTGAGCGTTTCCTGTTGGTCAAAATAAGCGCCAACAATATTACCTGATGCGTCGTCAATAGCTAAATGAAGATGAGTTATTTGATTTCCAAACCAATTATATGAACTAGCATCTAATTGAATTAATTCTCCTTTGTATTTTTTTCTAGGTCGACTAGGATGGGTCTTTTCAGGGAGTTCTAGGTAGTCTTCAGCTCTTGGAACCAATAGGTTCTCTGATTGTTTGGTTTGTTGACCTTCTTGCTTTATTAATTGTTTGAGTCTTCTTTTTGTCTTTTTTTGAGCCTTTGGTGAAAGTATTTTTGCTTTGTACAGGATGCTTCTAATTGTAGTATCTGTATAACAGATATGATGGTCGTTTTTCAGTATTTCAGTAAAATGCCTAATATTTGGTTTAATACTAAACGATTGATAACTAGTGATTATTTGTTGTTTTACTTTTTCAGGCACAGAGTGCTTATTTTTTCTCCCTCGATTTTTATGGACAAATGCTGATTTACCATTTTCCCTGTATGATTTCACTAAACGGTTAATTTGTCGTATAGATAAATTAAGTTCAACACTAGCTCTCTTTTTTTGTTTTTTATTTTCAGCGACAGCTTTAATAACTTGATACTTTTTGGTTTCATTCATTGTTAGATTTATCCTTTTCATAAAGTTATTTTATCATTTTGGGACATTTTGTCTTTCGACCTACTTAGGACATTATCACTTTCGAATGATATTAGTAGAGAGTTACCTTGGTAATCACTTGACTTTTAACAATATCTTTAGTATTTTAGTTAATAATATCAATGAAAGAGATGCTTATTTTCATGTTTAGTCAGAGAGGGTATATGTGGTGAGAGTACCTAGAAAAAAAGCAGACACTCTGGAGATAGATGGTTAACCCCATTCCGTTTACGAAGGTTATATCGTAAGAGAGAAAAAATAAGGGATTATTTTTTCTAAAATTAGGTGGTACCGCGTGTAAGTGATTATTCGCCCTTGTTGTTATTTACGCAAGGGCTTTTTTTATTGAAAAAGACTAAGGAGAGTTTTATTAATGGATAAAAGAACAAATTATTGTGGTTTAATATCAGAAAAAGAATTAGGTGAAGAGGTCGTTGTTAAGGGCTGGATTCAAAAACGTCGTGATTTAGGTGGTCTGATTTTTATCGATTTAAGAGATAGAGAAGGCATTGTTCAAGTTGTTTTTAATCCTGAAGTCTCAAATGAAGCTTTAGAAATTGCTGATTCATGTCGAAGTGAGTATGTGATTGGTGTTAAAGGTAAGGTTGTTAAGCGTGGTGATTCTGCAGTTAACCCTAAGATGAAAACAGGGACAATTGAAATTATAGCCGAGGATATAGTTGTATATAATGAAGCAAAAACACCTCCTTTTGTGATAGAAGATGATCAAACAATTAGTGATGATGTACGTATGACGTATCGTTATATGGATATTCGTCGCCCGTCAATGATGAATACGTTAAAATTACGTCATGATGTGAGTAATGTTATTCGTAATTATTTAAATGATCATGGTTTTATGGATGTAGAGACACCTTACTTAAATAAATCAACCCCAGAAGGCGCTCGTGATTATCTAGTACCATCGCGCGTTCATCCTGGACATTTTTATGCTCTACCACAATCACCGCAAACAACGAAACAGTTGTTAATGGGTGCTGGTGTGGATCGTTATTATCAAATTGTTCGTTGTTTTAGAGATGAAGATTTACGTGGAGATCGTCAGCCAGAGTTTACCCAAGTCGATATTGAAACAAGTTTTTTAAGTGCTGAGGAGATCCAAACTTATACAGAAAATATGTTAGCTAAAGTAATGAAAGATGTGATGAAACAAGAAATCACGTTACCATTCCCACGTATGACTTATGACGATGCTATGGATAGATACGGAAGTGATAAGCCAGACACACGCTTTGGTATGGAGTTAATTGATTTAAAAGATGCTGTTAGGGATGTTGAATTTAAAGTATTTCAAAATGCACTTTCAACTGGCGGTCAAGTAAAGGCTCTTAATGCTAAAGGAGCAGCTGGTAATTATTCTCGTAAAGATTTAGATAAATTAGGTGAATGGTTAGCTCAGTTTGGTGCTAAGGGACTTGCCTGGGTTAAAGTAGAAGAAGATGGACTTAAGGGTCCAATTGCTAAGTTTTTAACAGAATCTACTGATGCCATTAAAGAAGCGACACAAGCTGAAGTGGGTGATTTGTTATTATTTGCAGCAGATACAAGCTCAGTTGTAGCATCATCTCTTGGTGCGCTACGTAATCGTTTAGGTAAAGAGTTAGATTTAATTGATACAGATAAATTTAATTTCTTATGGATTGTGGATTGGCCACTTTTAGAGTATGACGAAGAAGCAGGCAGATATGCTGCAGCTCATCATCCATTTACTATGCCAAAAGAAAGTGATATTGAGTTATTATCAACTGCACCAGAAAAAGCATATGCACAAGCATATGATGTTGTCTTAAATGGTTATGAATTAGGTGGAGGATCACTTAGAATTTATCAACGTGACCTTCAAGAAAAAATGTTTGAAGCATTAGGTTTTACTAAAGAATCAGCAGCTTCACAGTTTGGCTTCTTATTAGACGCACTAGAATATGGTTTCCCACCACATGGGGGAATTGCTTTAGGATTAGACCGTTTAGTGATGTTACTTGCTAAGAAAGATAATATCCGTGACGTCATTGCCTTTCCTAAAAATAGCCGTGCAGCTGACTTAATGACATCAGCTCCAAGTACTCCCTCAGCTGACCAATTAGAAGAATTATCTTTGCGTGTCACAAAGGAGGAAAAATAATCAATCTATCATGGATTGAGGAGAATAAATGATGGAAAAAATAAAAACATATAAAGATTATATGGTTGATAATGGCTATATGGAAAAAATATCGATGGCCTTTGTAAATGGGATATTACAAGCAATTGCCCTAAATTTATTTTGGCAGCCTGGTCATATTTATGCCAGTGGAATTACAGGTTTGGGACAAATTATTGTCACGTTAACTGAGAAAATGTCAGGTATCGGCCTACCTATGGGGGTTGTATTGTATTGTTTAAATATCCCCTTGTTTATTCTAGCTTGGTTTAAACTAAGTAAGAGGTTTACCATTTTTACAATGATTTCAGTCTTTATGACGTCCTTGTTTGTCCAACTAATTCCTGTAACTGTTTTATCTGAAGATCCTATTATTTGTGCGATTTTTGGTGGGGCAATTTGTGGGTTAGGTGTCGGACTGGCTCTTAGAAGCGGTTTGTCATCAGGAGGACTCGATATTGTGAGTATGACAATTCGTAAAATGACAGGACGTAATATTGGATCTTTAAATATCTTTTTTAATGCATGTATTATCATGACGTCAGGTTATTTATTTGGTTGGCCATATGCGTTTTATAGTGCTTTCTCTATTTTTGTAAATGGTAAAGTGGTAGATATGGTCTTTACTAAACAGAAAAAAATGCAAGTTATGATTATCACAACACATATGGAAGATGTGGTAGAACAACTTCATGGAAGAATTCGTCGTGGTATCACGATTTTAAATGATGCTGAGGGAGCTTTTAATCATAATGAGCAAAAGGTATTATTAACTGTTTTAACAAGGGATCAAATTCCTATTTTACAAGCAGTAATGGAAAAAGCTGATCCAAAAGCTTTTGTTAGTATTTCTGAAAATGTGACGATTATGGGGAATTTTTATGAGACCATTGATTAACAGACAAAAAAAGGAATCTTAAAGGATTCCTTTTTTTTGTATATAGATGTCCTTTTTTATTCTCGTGAGTTGTTTAAATGCATATTCTTTCTTCATAGCCTCACTCTTTGTTTGGAAACTTTCTGAATAAATCATCTCAAGAGGACGGCGTTTTTTGATACGAGTATATTTGGCACCAATGCCCTTATTATGCTCAGCTAAGCGCCTATCTAAATCAGTAGTGTACCCTGCATAAAGCGTATTATCAGCACATTTTAGAACGTAGAAGAAATGTTGTTTGTTATTATTTATTGCCATATAACATCGCCCTAATTTCTGGAAGATACTCGTTGTTCTCTCCGTAAACATACAAAGGAGGTAAAACACGTAAACCATCTAATTTACCATCTTTAATGCCTTCAATTAAAATGGTATTGGCTTCCTTGTTATGTTTAGGGTAAATAAACTGAATTTTCTTAGGAGCAATTCGGTGTCTTTTCATACTATCTAAAATATCCATTAATCTATCGGGTCTATGTACCATCGCTATTTTTCCATTCATTTTTAAAAGAACTGAAGCTTCCTTAAAAACATCATCTAATTTTAAATGAATCTCGTGTCTTGCAATAGCTAAATGTGGGTTAGGATTTTTTTTACTATCTGGAGCTTCTTTAAAGTAAGGTGGATTACAAGTGATAAAGTCAACAGAATCATTAGGAATCACCTCTCTGATTTGATTAATGTCATGGTGAATCATGCGAGTATTGTCTTCAAAGTGATTAAGTAAGATACTTCGATTTGCCATAGAAAAGAGTTTTTCTTGGATTTCTACTCCAATAATCTCTGCTTTAGTTTTTGGCCTCATAAAAAGGCTAACTGCCCCGTTTCCTGCACAAAAATCAACAATAGTTCCTTTTTTAGGGATGTGAGCAAACTGTGCTAATAAGACAGCATCTAGAGAAAAAGAAAACACATCTGAACTTTGAATAATTTGAATATCTTCTGACATTAACTGATCAATTCTCTCCCCAGGGTTTAATAAATGGGTCATGATAAAAAATCCTCTCTTAAAGTAAGTTGTTCATTTATTATATCAGAAAAGCTTGCATCTTTAGAGAGAATTAGGCATACTAATAGAGAATTTAAAGAAGAGGATGAGAGACATGTACCGATTACTATTGTATATTGTACGTAGTTTAAATTTTTTAATTAATACTAATTCCCGTTACGTGGGCAAAGAGAACTTACTAAAAGATGAGAACTATGTTTTAGTAGGTCCTCATAGAACTTGGTTTGAGCCAATGTATTTTGCTATGGGGGCTTGGCCAAAGCGATTTGCTTTTATGGCTAAAAAAGAATTATTTAAAAACCCAGTGTTAAGATATATTTTAGAAAAAGCTAATGTCTTTCCAGTTGACCGAGATAATCCGGGACCAAGTGCGATTAAAACACCTGTGAAAACATTAAAAAATACTGATTTAAGTGTCATGATGTTTCCAAGTGGGAGTCGTTACTCAGACGAGTTAAAAGGTGGAGCTGCACTTATTGCTAAGATGGCTAAAGTTCAAATTGTGCCAGCTGTGTATCAAGGTCCTTTATCATTTTGGGGGTTATGGACTAAACGTCGGGTGACAATTGCTTATGGTGAGCCGATTGATATTTCAGATATAAAAAAAATGGATAAAACAGGTGTTGAAGAGGTTGAAAGACGCATGCAAGAAGCCTTTAAAAAATTGGACAATCAAATCAATCCAGACTTTGTATATCAACGTGAAAAAAAATAATCAGGTGAAAACAAATGGTTAAGTGAAACCTGAAGATTAATCTTTTTGAAGTAGAGAAATCTGCTTCTTTTTTTATAGACAAAAATCCACTCTGATTTAAAAGAACAGGCTTTGGTTTAACTATCTGAGCCTAAATTTGATATAATAGAAAGAAGAGCATTTTTTAGGAGGGTTCTGATGAAATTTTTACACACAGCAGATTGGCACATTGGTAGAAAATTAAATGGTTTTTCTTTATTAGAGGAGCAACGAGATATTTTTTTTAAAATGCTAGATGTGGCGATTGAAGAAGAAGTGGATGCGATTGTTGTTGCTGGAGATTTATATGATCGTTCAGTTCCAAGTGTAGAAGCAGTTGAGTTATTAAATGAGATGATGATTGAGATGAATTTAGTCCATCATTTTCCTGTATTAGCTATCTCTGGTAATCATGATAGTCCGACAAGATTAGCTACTGCTACACCTTGGTTAAAAGAAAAAGATTTTTATTTATATACGACACTAAAACAAGCACTAACTCCTGTTGTTATTAAAGATACTCAATTTTTTTTACTACCATATGTTGAACCTGTTCAAGGACGTTTGTATTTTAATGATGAAAATTTAAAGACTATCCCCCAAGTGGTGGAACGAGTTGTTAGTGAGATGGAGCTGCAATTTGATGCAGAAAAACATCATGTACTCGTGGGACATTTTTTTGCAGCTGGTTCTAGTAAAACAGATTCTGAAACACCTTTAGAGGTGGGGGGATTATCAAGTGTACCACTTGGGCTATTTGATGCATTTGATTATGTTGCTCTGGGACACCTACATTATCAAGATGCCATTAAACATCATGATAAGGTGAAATATAGTGGCTCGTTATTAAAATATTCGCTATCTGAAAAACATCATACTAAAGGTTGTCGTTTAGTTGATATATCAGGCGAAAAGGTCAACAGTCACTTTATTCCTCTTGAACCTATGCGAGATGTGAAAGTATTATCTGGTGAGTTTGCCCAGTTGATGGATTATGAATTTTATAAACATTTAGATTTAAACCATTACTACCATATAGTATTAAAAGACAAATTAAGTATTAGTCAAGCTTTATCAGAACTTAGAAATATTTACCCTAATATGATCAGCTTAGAGCGAGAGAAGTACTTTAAAGAAGTTAGTAACTCACATGAGGCATGGGAAGAGGCAAAAAAGAAATTAAGTCCAAAAGATTTAGTTACTAATTATTATGAAGAAGTGACAGAAACAACACTAACATCTAAGCAGCTCTCTTTATTAGAAGAGATTATTATTGAGATAAATAAAGAAAAGTGAGGAACGACAGATGAAGCCATTAACGTTAACTTTAGAAAATTTTGGACCATATGCTTATGAGAAAATCGATTTCTCCAGTTTTTATGCTCACTCTCTTTTTCTAATCTCAGGGAAAACTGGGTCAGGGAAAACAACTTTATTTGATGGAATGAGTTATGCTTTATATGGTCAAACTTCTGGTGGTAATCGAGATGCCAAAGAAATGCGTTCTAATTTTGCTCGTTTAGGGGAAGATACAAAAGTCATATTCACATTTGAGCAAGGTGGTAAACTTTACAAAGTAGAACGTGAACCAGAACAGATGAAGAAAAATCAACGAGGGAAAGGTGAGGTTAAAAAAGCAGCGACTGCTATTTTAACTGTGTTTGATTCTAGTGGTAAAGAAGAAGCGCAATACAAGAAAGTATCAGAGGTTGGTCAAAAAATTTATGATTTGCTTCAACTATCTGCTAGTCAATTTTCTCAAATTGTGATGTTACCTCAAGGTGCTTTCCAACAGTTTTTACAATCAGACAGTGATAGCAAAGAGAAAATATTACGTCAAATTTTTAGAACAGGTTTCTATCAAGAATTAAGTACTCAAGTAAAAGAGAAAAAAAAGAAGCAGGAGACAGCCTTAAAAAAAGAGTATCATACATTGAATACTCTACTGACACAATTAATTTGGGAAGAAGGATTTCAAAGTGACGTGACACAAGAGATGCCTCTTGATGCACTACTTGCTAAGTATAGTGAGCAAAAATCAACCTGTTTAGCATATGAGCAGACAATGAATACACAGCTAGAAAATCAGATGAAGCAAGTAGAAGAGGTTGAAGAAAAACTTCGACTAGCGCTACAATTAGAAAAACAGTTCACTGAGTATGATCATATTAGAGATAGATACCAATTACTAGAGAAACAACGACCTCAAATCGACTTGTTGAAAAAAAAGATAGCCGACTTTAAATTAAGACAACCACTTATTGCTGTAGCAAAAGAAGAGCAAAAAATTCAAGTACTTCACCGTGATTTATTGGATGAACAAGAAGAGTTACAATCATCATACAAATTTAAAGAAAAGGCAGCCAAGGAAATTAATGCTACATTGGAAACACTGTATCAGCAAGCAAATGAGATGAGTAAGAAAAGAGAGGAAATCTCACAAATTGAGCTTATTTTACCTTTAGTAGATCAACAAATGATGTTGTCTGAAGAGATAACAAAAGTCAATGAGACAATAAAGGTGAATGAGTCATCACTAAATACAATATCCCATCAGAAAAAAGAACTGCTAGATAATATAGAAAAAAGTGAAACATTACTCAAAACTCAACCTGACATTTTAAAAGAAGCATATGCTGTAGAAGAGAAACTTCGTGTATTAAAAGAGTTACAAATGGATATCGTTACATATGAGGCACTCAAAGCTAAACAAGAAGAGCTAACTAATGGATTAAAAGAAAGTAAACTTCATATACAACAAGTATTAAAAGATATCTCACTACTTGAAGAGGAGCATACCTTAACTAAAGATAAATGGGCGAGAGGGCAAATCGCAAAATTAAGTTTGTCACTAATTGATGGTGAGATGTGTCCAGTTTGTGGTGCTAAAGATCACCCATCGCCAGCTCACTATGATGATTTATCTGAGCAAGAATTAGTTGATTTAGACAAGCGAATTGAGCAAATAGATTTAAAACGAGAAGAATTAAATTTAGAAATAGGGAAAGAACAAACAAAAACAAGTTTATTACAACATGAGTTTGAAAATGTAGTTATAAAAAAAGAAGAGTTAGAAAAATCTATTCAAACAATTATTTTACAACTCAGCAACCAAAATTTACTTACTCAAGCATTGTGGCAAGAGTATAGCCAAATAGAAATTGATAAATATAAACAAGTAAAAAAAGAACTTGATAAGCAACAATTAGACTTACAAAAACTATCAGAAAGTCTACCTCAAAAGCAATCAGAGGCATTAATACTTGAGGATCAGACAACTAAATTATCAACTAGCATTCAAACACTTAAAGAAAAAGAAGTAGGTTTTATGGCAGAGTTAAATCAAATAAAATCTCAGCTTGCTAGTAAGTGGAGTGAGATCGATGATAAACTGGCATATAAAAAACAATTAGAGCGTGATGTTAGTGATTATGACAAGCTGATTAGCACACATCAAGAGTACTCAATTCAGGTAGATAAAGATATTGTTAAATTAGAAGCAGATTTAGAAAATAAACAAAAGCGCTTATTAGAAGTATCTGAAGAGTTAAAAGAGTTAGCTCGGTCAAAAGAAGAGCAGTTAATCAAATTAGATAGTACACTAGATGAATTAGAACAGTGGATAAGACAAGAGTATGATGAGACAAAAGACACCTCACTTGTTCAAAAATTTGAAAAAGAAGCCTATGCCATTATACAAAACAAAGAAAAATTAGATATAGAATTAGAGAATAAAGAAAAACCAGATATTGAAGAAATACGACAAGCTACTTCTCAAGCTAAGCACAAATTAGATAAGTTAAAAGAGGAGAAACAGAAAAGACAATATCAAATGGAAAAAAATGATCAAATTATGAAGCAAGTTAACAAGATACAAAAAGGTATAGAAGAGGATATTGAGACTCTTGATGAATTAACGACTTTATCTAATGTTTTAAATGGAGATGGGGACAACAAGTTAAGTATAGAGCGATATGTATTACAACATTATCTTCAAAGTATCTTAAAAGTGGCTAATGAACAATTTAGTAGATTAACTAATGGTCGCTATCAGTTTGAATTAAAAAAGGAACAACAATCCTCTAAGAAAAAAACCGGGCTTGAAATCAATATTTTTGATGATAATGTTGGTCTTTTACGTGGCGTTAATACTTTATCAGGAGGGGAGAGTTTTATAGCTTCTCTGACATTAGCCTTAGCTTTAGCAGAAGTTATTCAAGCAGAATCTGGAGGAGTAAAAATAGATGCGATGTTTATTGATGAAGGTTTTGGTTCTCTAGATGAAGAATCTTTAGAGGTTGCTATTAGAGCTTTGGAATCAATGGAAGACACTGGTCGATTAATAGGTATTATTTCTCATGTTAGTGAGTTAAAAGAAAGAATTCCTCAACAATTAAAAATTACAGTTTCTACAGAAGGTAAGAGCCATGTAACACCACAAATGGAGTTTACCTAAGGAGTGATAAAATGAAGTGGTCAATACCTGAGAGAGTTATTGAAGAAGGTAGGAGTTTAGCTAAAGAATACAAGGTGTTATCTTTTACCAGAGATGATGAGAGACGAATTTGGTATGGTGAAGTAATGGATTCAGATATGTATTATGTTGAGTTAGATGGAACAGCTAAGGAAGATGATGTTTGTCAGTGTCTTTACTGGCAACAATATGGTTATTGTAAGCATACTGTAGCAGTCGAACTTTTTATGAGAGAAGAAGGGGTGTCACGTTTTATCCCTAAGACTGTCTCTACTGAAAATCAAGAGTTAAAGAGTAAGCAAGACGTTAAGACAGTTTCTCCGGCTATGGTTTTTACGAAGGGTTTTGAAAGGTTACAGGATGCTGAATTAAAGCGAATTATCAAAGAATCAGATAATTTAGACATTTTCCTTGGTTTAGATATTGTAAGAACATCAGAGTTTCACTTAGAGCAATCTGTGATTGGATTATATATTCGTCTTGGGCGTAAGAGTATGCCTGGGAAATCTTATATTATAAAGCAACTAGATGAATTTTTAGAAGCTTATATGGAAGAGCGAGATATTCGTTTAAATACTCAATTATGGCATATTTCCCCAATTGCTTTTAGTAAGCAACAGCAAAAACTTATTGAGAAAATGATTGCTATAAAAGAAGAACAAGATATTGTAGGCCAAACGCTGATAGCCACTAAGACTAATGTTAATAAACGATACTTAGTATTAAATAATGAACAGGTACGATTTTTTATTAAGGAGTCTAGTTATACAGATTTAAGGTTAGTAGGTGAGGGGTTAGATATTAGAGATATGACAATTCATCAAGGAAAGTTACCTTTATCAGTCGAATTAAGACCTGTTGGATTAAAAGATTATGATCTAAGAATAAATGATCCTTTTCCTGTTTATTTAGAACACTACCAATGGGCTATTGGAAAAGTTGGAATTTATGAGTTATCTAATGAACAAGCTCCTATTTATCAAGTGCTGAGACAGATGTTGAAACGCTTAAGTGAGCCGGTTATTCACTACACTGAACAAGAAGTTAGTTCTTTGTTTTCATATGTCTTACCACAACTTGCCATACTAAGTGATTTTGATTTACCAGAATCCCTTGATCATGAGGTGATTAGGGAGTCGTTGAAGGCCCATTTGTTTTTCGAAAGACATCATACTTTATTGAAAGTTAGAGCAGAATTTCATTACGGAAAATATATATTTTCAAATGACCCCACAACAGAATCAACTTACGGCGAAGAAGGAGCTGTGCTCCGTGATAAAGTCCAAGAGGAGCGTTTGATTTTATTATTGAGACATTTTGGTTATGGGACTTATGGTGTAGATTATAATAAGGTATTTCCTGATCATTACGAGCGGTATCGTTTTTTTACAACAGAAATCCCGACGTTTGAAACATATGCTACGGTCCATTTATCACCAGAGATTGAAAGGTTATACTTGAACCCAGAAACGCATCAACCAAGAGCTAATATTACAGAAAACGGATCATGGTTTGATATTGAATTTGATATTTCATCTGTTGACGAGTCTGAGGTCAATGATGTGTTACTTAGCCTGATAAAAAATGAGCCATATCACCAATTGAATGATGGACAAGTTTTGTTACTAGATGATGAAGCTTATAAAGAGACTAGTGATGTGTTAAGGCAGTTAAGAGAAGATATTCAGTTTAAACATCATCACATAGAAGTCCCAACCTACCGTGGTTTATTATTAAATGATACTTTGGCCAAGTTATCATCAGTTGAAACGTCTACAAGTTTTGAAAGTATGGTGGAGGAGTTGACTCAGCCAAACCATGACACAACTCATTTGCCAAAAGGTTTAAAAACAAGTTTGCGTGATTATCAAGTTGTAGGCTTTAACTGGTTTAAAACTTTAAGTAAATACCAATTCGGCGGTATTCTAGCTGATGATATGGGGTTAGGTAAAACAGTTCAAACCATTACTTATTTGTTATCAGAAAAAGTAGCAGGACATCTAAATCAACCGAGTTTAATTATTGCTCCAGCTAGTTTAATTTACAACTGGAAACTAGAGTTTAAACGCTTTGCACCTGATTTGTTAGTTGATGTTGTAGTGGGAGCAAAAAAAGAGAGGGTTGAACAAATTAGCAAGACCTCACGTGCTGATGTTGTTATTGTCTCTTATGCAACATTAAGGCAAGATGTATCATTATTTAAAAAGCAAAGTTATCATAGTATTATTT contains:
- a CDS encoding ISNCY family transposase yields the protein MNETKKYQVIKAVAENKKQKKRASVELNLSIRQINRLVKSYRENGKSAFVHKNRGRKNKHSVPEKVKQQIITSYQSFSIKPNIRHFTEILKNDHHICYTDTTIRSILYKAKILSPKAQKKTKRRLKQLIKQEGQQTKQSENLLVPRAEDYLELPEKTHPSRPRKKYKGELIQLDASSYNWFGNQITHLHLAIDDASGNIVGAYFDQQETLNGYYHVLHQILTKQGIPATFLTDKRTVFEYNRKSTKAVEEDTFTQFGFACHQLGIDIKTSSIPQAKGRVERLNGTVQSRLPVDLEIANIHSIEEANQFLSVWIRKFNRQFGHKTAESVYETSPTTAEINLLLATVSHRIVDNGHHIKYQNKFYLPMEGSSDKYFTRKTKALIIKAFNGEIYVNIAEKIYPTRRLKTHETYSKEFDGVSSDIKKERRKYIPPQSHPWKLESFKRYLQSIDRTIEEYEAEKTA
- the aspS gene encoding aspartate--tRNA ligase, producing the protein MDKRTNYCGLISEKELGEEVVVKGWIQKRRDLGGLIFIDLRDREGIVQVVFNPEVSNEALEIADSCRSEYVIGVKGKVVKRGDSAVNPKMKTGTIEIIAEDIVVYNEAKTPPFVIEDDQTISDDVRMTYRYMDIRRPSMMNTLKLRHDVSNVIRNYLNDHGFMDVETPYLNKSTPEGARDYLVPSRVHPGHFYALPQSPQTTKQLLMGAGVDRYYQIVRCFRDEDLRGDRQPEFTQVDIETSFLSAEEIQTYTENMLAKVMKDVMKQEITLPFPRMTYDDAMDRYGSDKPDTRFGMELIDLKDAVRDVEFKVFQNALSTGGQVKALNAKGAAGNYSRKDLDKLGEWLAQFGAKGLAWVKVEEDGLKGPIAKFLTESTDAIKEATQAEVGDLLLFAADTSSVVASSLGALRNRLGKELDLIDTDKFNFLWIVDWPLLEYDEEAGRYAAAHHPFTMPKESDIELLSTAPEKAYAQAYDVVLNGYELGGGSLRIYQRDLQEKMFEALGFTKESAASQFGFLLDALEYGFPPHGGIALGLDRLVMLLAKKDNIRDVIAFPKNSRAADLMTSAPSTPSADQLEELSLRVTKEEK
- a CDS encoding YitT family protein; its protein translation is MEKIKTYKDYMVDNGYMEKISMAFVNGILQAIALNLFWQPGHIYASGITGLGQIIVTLTEKMSGIGLPMGVVLYCLNIPLFILAWFKLSKRFTIFTMISVFMTSLFVQLIPVTVLSEDPIICAIFGGAICGLGVGLALRSGLSSGGLDIVSMTIRKMTGRNIGSLNIFFNACIIMTSGYLFGWPYAFYSAFSIFVNGKVVDMVFTKQKKMQVMIITTHMEDVVEQLHGRIRRGITILNDAEGAFNHNEQKVLLTVLTRDQIPILQAVMEKADPKAFVSISENVTIMGNFYETID
- a CDS encoding GIY-YIG nuclease family protein, whose product is MAINNNKQHFFYVLKCADNTLYAGYTTDLDRRLAEHNKGIGAKYTRIKKRRPLEMIYSESFQTKSEAMKKEYAFKQLTRIKKDIYIQKKGIL
- a CDS encoding tRNA1(Val) (adenine(37)-N6)-methyltransferase, with product MTHLLNPGERIDQLMSEDIQIIQSSDVFSFSLDAVLLAQFAHIPKKGTIVDFCAGNGAVSLFMRPKTKAEIIGVEIQEKLFSMANRSILLNHFEDNTRMIHHDINQIREVIPNDSVDFITCNPPYFKEAPDSKKNPNPHLAIARHEIHLKLDDVFKEASVLLKMNGKIAMVHRPDRLMDILDSMKRHRIAPKKIQFIYPKHNKEANTILIEGIKDGKLDGLRVLPPLYVYGENNEYLPEIRAMLYGNK
- a CDS encoding lysophospholipid acyltransferase family protein, which produces MYRLLLYIVRSLNFLINTNSRYVGKENLLKDENYVLVGPHRTWFEPMYFAMGAWPKRFAFMAKKELFKNPVLRYILEKANVFPVDRDNPGPSAIKTPVKTLKNTDLSVMMFPSGSRYSDELKGGAALIAKMAKVQIVPAVYQGPLSFWGLWTKRRVTIAYGEPIDISDIKKMDKTGVEEVERRMQEAFKKLDNQINPDFVYQREKK
- a CDS encoding exonuclease SbcCD subunit D; its protein translation is MKFLHTADWHIGRKLNGFSLLEEQRDIFFKMLDVAIEEEVDAIVVAGDLYDRSVPSVEAVELLNEMMIEMNLVHHFPVLAISGNHDSPTRLATATPWLKEKDFYLYTTLKQALTPVVIKDTQFFLLPYVEPVQGRLYFNDENLKTIPQVVERVVSEMELQFDAEKHHVLVGHFFAAGSSKTDSETPLEVGGLSSVPLGLFDAFDYVALGHLHYQDAIKHHDKVKYSGSLLKYSLSEKHHTKGCRLVDISGEKVNSHFIPLEPMRDVKVLSGEFAQLMDYEFYKHLDLNHYYHIVLKDKLSISQALSELRNIYPNMISLEREKYFKEVSNSHEAWEEAKKKLSPKDLVTNYYEEVTETTLTSKQLSLLEEIIIEINKEK